From Corynebacterium frankenforstense DSM 45800, the proteins below share one genomic window:
- a CDS encoding ABC transporter permease, which yields MNLTPRTRDADAAGGGAGADRNGTARRTRAASASVWRRPATVAALIVLAVAVIAALFPALLATDDPVSGTATPLAPPSAENWLGTDAVGRDLYSRIVFGARHSLSGAVIAVVLGLVVGTLVGLLAGTRGGWVDAVLMRGVDVLLSVPSLLVSLSVIIILGFGTVNSAIAVGVSSVATFARLVRSQVLKVAATDYVEAAFGSGGTRTQVLLRHVLPNSLAPVIALAAVQFGSAILQLATLGFLGYGAPPPTPEWGLIIAEARDYIATSWWLTLMPGLAIVAVVLAANQLSRALRKVL from the coding sequence CTGAACCTCACCCCACGCACCCGCGACGCCGACGCCGCAGGCGGCGGTGCCGGCGCCGACCGCAACGGAACCGCCCGGCGCACCCGCGCGGCGTCGGCAAGTGTCTGGCGCCGCCCGGCCACCGTCGCGGCACTCATCGTGCTGGCCGTCGCCGTCATCGCCGCGCTCTTCCCGGCGCTGCTGGCCACCGACGACCCGGTCTCGGGCACCGCCACCCCGCTCGCGCCGCCCTCGGCCGAGAACTGGCTGGGCACCGACGCCGTGGGCCGCGACCTCTACTCGCGCATCGTCTTCGGCGCGCGCCACTCGCTGTCCGGCGCCGTGATCGCCGTGGTGCTCGGCCTGGTCGTCGGCACGCTCGTCGGCCTGCTGGCCGGCACCCGCGGCGGCTGGGTCGACGCGGTGCTCATGCGCGGCGTCGACGTGCTGCTCTCCGTGCCGTCGCTGCTGGTCAGCCTCTCAGTGATCATCATCCTGGGCTTCGGCACCGTCAACTCCGCCATCGCCGTCGGCGTCTCCTCGGTGGCCACCTTCGCCCGCCTGGTGCGCTCCCAGGTGCTCAAGGTCGCCGCCACCGACTACGTCGAGGCCGCCTTCGGCTCCGGCGGCACGCGTACCCAGGTGCTGCTGCGCCACGTGCTGCCCAACTCGCTGGCCCCGGTCATCGCGCTGGCCGCCGTGCAGTTCGGCTCCGCGATCCTGCAGCTGGCCACCCTCGGCTTCCTCGGCTACGGCGCCCCGCCGCCCACCCCGGAGTGGGGCCTGATCATCGCCGAGGCCCGCGACTACATCGCCACCTCCTGGTGGCTGACCCTGATGCCCGGACTGGCCATCGTCGCCGTCGTCCTGGCCGCCAACCAGCTCTCCCGCGCGCTGAGGAAGGTGCTCTGA
- a CDS encoding ABC transporter permease, with amino-acid sequence MTARYIARRVGQAVLVLFITFTVAFFLLSALPSDGVLARYAGPELGLSLQEIEAIRDELGADDPLIVQYLRSLGGFLTGNLGYSVQTGSSVAGMIAEALPGTLALAAAAFVLAVLIALVIAALAAIERAEWLTGAVRALPALMVSFPSFWIGIILIQVISFQLGWVPVIGASSVQDLILPAVTLAVPVAAPLAQVLVRAVDEVRAEPFVQATRARGASPTWLFWRTVMRAALLPAVTMAGLVFGELVGGAVVTEAVFGRHGLGRMTVDAVAYRDTPVLLAVVVISAAAYVTINLLVDLAYPVLDPRLRRKAN; translated from the coding sequence GTGACCGCCCGCTACATCGCACGCCGCGTCGGCCAGGCCGTGCTCGTGCTCTTCATCACCTTCACCGTCGCCTTCTTCCTGCTCTCGGCGCTGCCCTCCGACGGCGTGCTCGCCCGCTACGCCGGCCCCGAGCTCGGCCTGTCGCTGCAGGAGATCGAGGCCATCCGCGACGAACTCGGCGCCGACGACCCGTTGATCGTGCAGTACCTGCGCTCGCTCGGCGGCTTCCTCACCGGCAACCTCGGCTACTCGGTGCAGACCGGCTCCTCGGTGGCCGGCATGATCGCCGAGGCCCTGCCGGGCACCCTCGCGCTGGCCGCGGCCGCCTTCGTGCTCGCCGTGCTCATCGCCCTGGTCATCGCCGCGCTCGCCGCCATCGAGCGCGCCGAGTGGCTCACCGGTGCGGTGCGCGCCCTGCCGGCCCTGATGGTCTCCTTCCCGAGCTTCTGGATCGGCATCATCCTCATCCAGGTCATCTCCTTCCAGCTCGGCTGGGTGCCCGTCATCGGCGCCAGCAGCGTGCAGGACCTCATCCTGCCGGCGGTCACCCTGGCCGTCCCCGTGGCCGCCCCGCTGGCCCAGGTGCTCGTGCGCGCGGTCGACGAGGTCCGCGCCGAGCCCTTCGTCCAGGCCACCCGCGCCCGCGGCGCCTCGCCGACCTGGCTGTTCTGGCGCACCGTCATGCGCGCGGCCCTGCTGCCCGCGGTGACGATGGCCGGCCTCGTCTTCGGCGAGCTCGTCGGCGGCGCCGTGGTCACCGAGGCCGTCTTCGGCCGCCACGGCCTGGGCCGGATGACCGTCGACGCCGTCGCCTACCGCGACACCCCCGTCCTTCTGGCCGTCGTGGTCATCTCCGCGGCCGCCTACGTGACCATCAACCTCCTCGTGGACCTGGCCTACCCGGTCCTCGACCCCCGCCTGCGCAGGAAGGCGAACTGA
- a CDS encoding TIGR04028 family ABC transporter substrate-binding protein: protein MRAAVAAVLVAVTALSACARPAGPAGAAENSLTYLEPQFFNTLYPPAAGYYANGAVVNNIADRLLYQDPETLELSPWIATELPEVNDDATEYTFTIRTDVTYSDGSPLTAENVVRNFDLYALGDKSRSLTSSEQISNYSHGEVLAENRVRFHFDAPAPGFAQATSSFNAGLLSDATLAKGNEGFSPGSATGVSGSGPFVITGEKLGTELVLSAREDYDWAPPALAHQGRAGLDEVRYVLAGEESVRVGALTAGQADLVREVAAPEERHLEDRGIGIVSHGTNGMNNQLAFRFRHPLLQDRRVRQAIIAGVDRGEIMRTLFSASYPMAEAPMARTALGHRAQPEEAYAFDPERSRELFAEAGWTPGEDGILVKDGRRMELTVNEAIAQPRSREVVTKLQEQLRRVGVEINLNPGDNATQKADLLDQDKIQIAHTMVGRADVDVIRSLYHSETRNQLLNGDSADGSVGDEHLEKLLDAVASDPDAADRERLAGEAQDWVTENAYVLPLFEEPVVYGVQPWVKGFRPESIGRPSFYTVTLDNEAREAAK from the coding sequence GTGCGCGCCGCCGTGGCCGCCGTCCTGGTCGCCGTCACCGCCCTGAGCGCCTGCGCGCGCCCGGCGGGGCCGGCCGGGGCGGCGGAGAACTCCCTGACCTACCTCGAACCGCAGTTCTTCAACACCCTGTACCCGCCGGCCGCCGGCTACTACGCCAACGGCGCGGTGGTCAACAACATCGCCGACCGCCTCCTCTACCAGGATCCGGAGACCCTCGAGCTCTCCCCGTGGATCGCCACCGAGCTGCCCGAGGTCAACGACGACGCCACCGAGTACACCTTCACCATCCGCACGGACGTGACGTACTCCGACGGCTCGCCGCTGACCGCGGAGAACGTGGTGAGGAACTTCGACCTCTACGCCCTCGGCGACAAGTCGCGCTCGCTGACCAGCTCCGAGCAGATCTCCAACTACTCCCACGGCGAGGTGCTCGCCGAGAACCGCGTGCGCTTCCACTTCGACGCGCCCGCCCCCGGCTTCGCCCAGGCGACCAGCTCCTTCAACGCCGGGTTGCTCTCGGATGCCACCCTGGCCAAGGGCAACGAGGGCTTCTCGCCGGGCTCGGCGACCGGGGTCTCCGGCTCCGGCCCCTTCGTGATCACCGGCGAGAAGCTCGGCACCGAGCTCGTGCTCAGCGCCCGCGAGGACTACGACTGGGCCCCGCCGGCACTTGCGCACCAGGGGCGCGCCGGGCTCGACGAGGTCCGCTACGTGCTCGCCGGCGAGGAGTCCGTGCGCGTCGGCGCGCTGACCGCCGGCCAGGCCGACCTGGTCCGCGAGGTCGCCGCGCCCGAGGAGCGCCACCTCGAGGACCGCGGCATCGGCATCGTCTCCCACGGCACCAACGGGATGAACAACCAGCTGGCCTTCCGCTTCCGCCACCCGCTGCTGCAGGACAGGCGGGTGCGCCAGGCCATCATCGCCGGCGTCGACCGCGGGGAGATCATGCGCACGCTCTTCTCCGCGTCCTACCCGATGGCCGAGGCCCCGATGGCACGCACCGCCCTCGGCCACCGGGCCCAGCCCGAGGAGGCCTACGCCTTTGACCCGGAGCGCTCCAGGGAGCTTTTCGCAGAGGCCGGCTGGACGCCCGGAGAGGACGGCATCCTGGTCAAGGACGGGAGGCGCATGGAGCTGACCGTCAACGAGGCGATCGCCCAGCCACGCTCGCGCGAGGTGGTCACCAAGCTGCAGGAGCAGCTGCGCCGCGTCGGGGTCGAAATCAACCTCAACCCCGGCGACAACGCCACCCAGAAGGCCGACCTGCTCGACCAGGACAAGATCCAGATCGCCCACACCATGGTCGGCCGCGCCGACGTCGACGTCATCCGCTCGCTCTACCACTCCGAGACCCGCAACCAGCTGCTCAACGGCGACTCCGCCGACGGCAGCGTGGGCGACGAGCACCTCGAGAAGCTGCTCGACGCCGTCGCCTCCGACCCGGACGCCGCCGACCGCGAGCGCCTGGCCGGCGAGGCGCAGGACTGGGTCACCGAGAACGCCTACGTGCTGCCGCTGTTCGAGGAGCCCGTCGTCTACGGCGTCCAGCCCTGGGTCAAGGGCTTCCGGCCCGAGTCCATCGGGCGCCCCAGCTTCTACACCGTCACCCTCGACAACGAGGCCAGGGAGGCAGCCAAGTGA
- a CDS encoding FAD/NAD(P)-binding protein, translated as MTKEHAADDTAAPGIAVIGAGPRGISVIERIAANPPKNFMYIHLIDDVVFYGGRIWNPDQGQTLCMNTLAGAVTLFTEPGSSVGNPVQEGPTLFEWIRLVRGETEGISAGKQRLFRLNPVRPTQLAEFRDEIDATVEQSHPTRALYGLYITWFAEVAEMLLPPEVSVWRHPGRVVEVIADEDNGIDWLRLDDGELIRADATVIAPGWVQPGPTAEEEALAAAVAEHPGLTWVHPDNPIDQDLDAVPESGDVIVRGLGMGFFDAMALLSIGRGGRFVEDSSARSGLRYEPSGREPHLWVSSRRGYPYVPKSDYGSLPPKASLERLRAVIDELSGRESVDFTAEVWPAIVRDAHAAYYRTLAATRPEAIDTDLDSLIGLIDATPVDRLEETLADHVAEKDVFRLSAWFEPLDGVTGTPEEVTGTIAGFLARDIAEAVDAWDSPLKAGLWSISASRKPASILGDQGVYTAESRRTTLSAFMALGQMVGSGPPLFRTRELLALIDAGLVTLLGAEPTVTVSPGTDAAAGAASSSGAHFEVVSPTTQTPVRATTLVDAWMHKPVIQRATDGLSRSIEAAGRWRAFNNHTSDGQAVPTGSPEVDPVTRALVHPDGTPDKRLMLLGIPTYGQMADTTISPMPGTDPLMLQETDKAARNAVEVFLSGPSTRLVDVPRSL; from the coding sequence ATGACCAAGGAACACGCAGCCGACGACACCGCCGCCCCCGGCATCGCCGTCATCGGCGCCGGTCCGCGCGGCATCTCCGTCATCGAGCGCATCGCCGCGAACCCGCCGAAGAACTTCATGTACATCCACCTCATCGACGACGTCGTCTTCTACGGCGGGCGGATCTGGAACCCCGACCAGGGCCAGACGCTGTGCATGAACACGCTGGCCGGGGCGGTCACGCTGTTCACCGAGCCCGGCTCCTCGGTGGGCAACCCCGTCCAGGAGGGACCCACCCTCTTCGAGTGGATCCGCCTGGTGCGCGGCGAGACCGAGGGCATCTCCGCCGGGAAGCAGCGGCTCTTCCGCCTCAACCCCGTCCGGCCCACGCAGCTGGCGGAGTTCCGCGACGAGATCGACGCGACCGTCGAGCAGTCCCACCCCACCCGCGCGCTCTACGGGCTCTACATCACCTGGTTCGCCGAGGTCGCCGAGATGCTGCTGCCGCCCGAGGTCTCCGTCTGGCGCCATCCGGGCCGGGTGGTCGAGGTCATCGCCGACGAGGACAACGGCATCGACTGGCTGCGCCTGGACGACGGCGAGCTCATCCGCGCCGACGCCACCGTCATCGCCCCGGGCTGGGTCCAGCCCGGCCCCACCGCCGAGGAGGAGGCTCTGGCCGCGGCCGTCGCCGAGCACCCGGGACTGACCTGGGTGCACCCGGACAACCCCATCGACCAGGACCTCGACGCGGTGCCGGAGTCCGGCGACGTGATCGTGCGCGGGCTCGGCATGGGCTTCTTCGACGCCATGGCACTGCTGAGCATCGGCCGCGGCGGACGCTTCGTCGAGGACTCCTCCGCGCGCTCGGGGCTGCGCTACGAGCCGTCCGGGCGCGAACCGCACCTGTGGGTCTCCTCGCGGCGCGGCTACCCCTACGTGCCCAAGTCCGACTACGGCTCGCTGCCGCCGAAGGCCTCCCTGGAGCGGCTGCGCGCCGTCATCGACGAGCTGAGCGGCCGCGAGAGCGTCGACTTCACCGCCGAGGTGTGGCCGGCGATCGTGCGCGACGCCCACGCCGCCTACTACCGCACGCTGGCCGCGACGCGCCCCGAGGCGATCGACACCGACCTCGACTCGCTGATCGGGCTCATCGACGCCACCCCCGTCGACCGGCTCGAGGAGACGCTGGCCGACCACGTCGCCGAGAAGGACGTCTTCCGGCTCTCCGCCTGGTTCGAGCCGCTCGACGGCGTCACCGGCACCCCGGAGGAGGTCACCGGGACCATCGCGGGCTTCCTCGCGCGCGACATCGCCGAGGCCGTCGACGCCTGGGACTCCCCGCTCAAGGCGGGCCTGTGGTCGATCAGCGCCTCGCGCAAGCCGGCGTCCATCCTCGGCGACCAGGGCGTCTACACCGCCGAGTCGCGGCGCACCACGCTCTCGGCGTTCATGGCGCTCGGCCAGATGGTCGGCTCGGGCCCGCCGCTCTTCCGCACCCGCGAGCTGCTCGCCCTCATCGACGCCGGCCTGGTCACCCTGCTCGGCGCCGAGCCGACGGTGACGGTGAGCCCGGGCACGGACGCCGCGGCAGGCGCGGCGTCGTCAAGCGGGGCGCACTTCGAGGTGGTCTCCCCCACCACGCAGACACCCGTGCGCGCGACGACGCTGGTCGACGCGTGGATGCACAAGCCGGTCATCCAGCGCGCGACCGACGGGCTGTCGCGCTCGATCGAGGCGGCGGGCCGCTGGCGGGCCTTCAACAACCACACCTCCGACGGGCAGGCCGTGCCCACCGGCTCGCCCGAGGTCGACCCCGTCACGCGCGCGCTGGTGCACCCGGACGGCACGCCGGACAAGCGCCTGATGCTGCTGGGCATCCCGACCTACGGGCAGATGGCGGACACGACGATCTCGCCGATGCCCGGCACGGACCCGCTGATGCTGCAGGAGACCGACAAGGCGGCGCGCAACGCCGTCGAGGTCTTCCTCAGCGGTCCGTCAACTCGACTCGTGGACGTACCGCGATCTCTGTGA
- a CDS encoding SDR family oxidoreductase, whose protein sequence is MSTTDTTENTENTADTAAATAPGTETERPRKVAVVTGATGGMGVEIVADLLRDHDVWAIGRDADGLDRLGELAHVTAVQADLVTELLDKPTGALDEVLGLDRVDVLVHAAAVAQRRTVEAASAGEWRSHLDLNVVVPAQLTRRLLPALRAAGGDVVFINSGAGDGAFPGNIVYAASKHALRALADGLRKEEAPAGVRVSTVAPGPTDTPMLETLVAQEGGTYTVEHYIDPDEVARAVRTAVDAGPSTQITEIAVRPRVELTDR, encoded by the coding sequence ATGAGCACCACCGACACCACCGAGAACACGGAGAACACCGCGGATACCGCGGCCGCCACCGCCCCCGGCACGGAGACGGAGCGCCCCCGCAAGGTCGCCGTCGTCACCGGCGCGACCGGCGGGATGGGCGTCGAGATCGTCGCGGACCTGCTGCGCGACCACGACGTGTGGGCCATCGGCCGCGACGCGGACGGCCTCGACCGTCTCGGCGAGCTGGCGCACGTCACCGCCGTGCAGGCCGACCTGGTCACCGAGCTGCTCGATAAGCCCACTGGCGCGCTCGACGAGGTGCTGGGCCTGGACCGCGTCGACGTCCTCGTCCACGCCGCCGCCGTGGCGCAGCGGCGCACCGTCGAGGCCGCCTCAGCCGGGGAATGGCGCTCCCACCTCGACCTCAACGTCGTCGTGCCCGCGCAGCTGACCCGCCGCCTGCTGCCGGCGCTGCGGGCGGCCGGCGGCGACGTCGTCTTCATCAACTCCGGGGCCGGCGACGGCGCCTTTCCCGGCAACATCGTCTACGCCGCCTCCAAGCACGCCCTGCGCGCGCTCGCCGACGGCCTGCGCAAGGAGGAGGCCCCGGCCGGGGTGCGCGTGAGCACGGTCGCCCCGGGCCCCACCGACACCCCGATGCTCGAGACGCTGGTCGCCCAGGAGGGCGGCACCTACACCGTCGAGCACTACATCGACCCCGACGAGGTCGCCCGCGCGGTGCGCACGGCCGTCGACGCGGGGCCGTCGACCCAGATCACAGAGATCGCGGTACGTCCACGAGTCGAGTTGACGGACCGCTGA
- a CDS encoding cystathionine gamma-synthase → MSAPYPGFFTDAIHAGYHPDSHTGAVNVPVYTSTTFAQDDIATLRGGYEYGRCGNPTTAALEKVVATLEGGGEAVGRAFASGMAATDTVLRVLTRPGAHIILGGDVYGGTYRLIETVFKPWGVDYSVVDTTDAGQVRDALRDETAVVWLETPTNPMLGVTDIAAVAEVLDGHPARLVVDNTFATPYLQRPLSLGADVVVHSTTKYLGGHSDVIGGLVVTPHPEIDELVLKFQGDIGAIPGPFDSYLAYRGIKTLGVRMDRHCANAQALAEFLQSRDEVAEVRYPGLESHPGHEVAARQMAGFGGMVSVRLAGGEEAAKQFCRNTELICLAESLGGVESLLEHPATMTHLSAEGSATAPPRDLVRISVGLEDRDQLLADAAQALDRL, encoded by the coding sequence GTGAGCGCCCCGTACCCCGGATTCTTCACCGACGCCATCCACGCCGGCTACCACCCGGACTCACACACCGGCGCGGTCAACGTGCCCGTCTACACGTCGACGACCTTCGCCCAGGACGACATCGCGACGCTGCGCGGCGGCTACGAGTACGGCCGCTGCGGCAACCCGACCACCGCGGCGCTCGAGAAGGTCGTGGCCACCCTCGAGGGCGGCGGGGAGGCCGTCGGCCGCGCCTTCGCCTCCGGCATGGCCGCCACCGACACCGTGCTGCGCGTGCTGACCCGCCCGGGCGCCCACATCATCCTCGGCGGCGACGTCTACGGCGGCACCTACCGGCTCATCGAGACCGTCTTCAAGCCCTGGGGCGTGGACTACTCCGTGGTCGACACCACCGACGCCGGCCAGGTCCGCGACGCCCTGCGCGACGAGACCGCCGTGGTCTGGCTCGAGACGCCGACCAACCCGATGCTCGGCGTGACCGACATCGCCGCCGTCGCCGAGGTGCTCGACGGTCACCCGGCCCGCCTCGTGGTGGACAACACCTTCGCCACCCCCTACCTGCAGCGCCCGCTGAGCCTCGGCGCCGACGTGGTGGTCCACTCGACCACGAAGTACCTCGGCGGCCACTCCGACGTCATCGGCGGGCTCGTGGTCACCCCGCACCCCGAGATCGACGAGCTGGTGCTGAAGTTCCAGGGCGACATCGGCGCCATCCCCGGCCCCTTCGACTCCTACCTGGCCTACCGCGGGATCAAGACCCTCGGCGTGCGCATGGACCGCCACTGCGCCAACGCGCAGGCCCTGGCCGAGTTCCTTCAGTCCCGCGACGAGGTCGCCGAGGTGCGCTACCCGGGCCTCGAATCCCACCCGGGCCACGAGGTCGCCGCGCGCCAGATGGCCGGCTTCGGCGGCATGGTCTCGGTGCGCCTGGCCGGCGGCGAGGAGGCCGCCAAGCAGTTCTGCCGCAACACCGAGCTGATCTGTCTGGCCGAGTCCCTCGGCGGCGTGGAGAGCCTGCTCGAGCACCCGGCGACGATGACGCACCTCTCCGCCGAGGGCTCCGCGACCGCCCCGCCGCGCGACCTGGTGCGCATCTCCGTCGGCCTGGAGGACCGCGACCAGCTGCTCGCCGACGCCGCCCAGGCCCTCGACCGGCTGTAG
- a CDS encoding mechanosensitive ion channel family protein, with translation MTDSAAATVTSWWENELVQQWLIDVPISLGITLVVAVVAHWALRRLIDRLAESNIERKPRKKSHILPIGRQRDAEQQQEQTLAERAKERRRKSRIRTLAQVGKSAVGIIIWVWAALAILDKLGVNIAPLIASAGVAGVALGFGAQSVVKDFLAGIFMLLEDQYGVGDVIDVGDDIIGDVEDISLRLTTIRDMDGTLWYVRNGEILRVGNFSDEYAIARLQIPVSLSNDPDEARKVIAAAAEEACENPEVASKILDKPKMQGVSAFEIDHMSYRISVTTMPGDQWDVQRRIQGHILARMHEQGIEVPYPHGIGIQHPALEDDEA, from the coding sequence ATGACCGATTCCGCGGCCGCCACCGTGACCTCCTGGTGGGAGAACGAACTCGTCCAGCAGTGGCTCATCGACGTGCCCATCAGCCTCGGGATCACGCTCGTGGTCGCGGTCGTGGCGCACTGGGCGCTGCGCCGCCTCATCGACCGCCTCGCCGAGAGCAACATAGAACGCAAGCCGCGCAAGAAGTCGCACATCCTGCCCATCGGCCGGCAACGCGACGCCGAGCAGCAGCAGGAGCAGACGCTGGCCGAGCGGGCCAAGGAACGCCGCCGCAAGTCGCGCATCCGCACGCTGGCCCAGGTGGGCAAGTCCGCCGTCGGCATCATCATCTGGGTGTGGGCCGCGCTGGCGATCCTGGACAAACTCGGCGTCAACATCGCGCCGCTGATCGCCTCCGCCGGTGTCGCCGGCGTCGCCCTCGGCTTCGGCGCGCAGTCCGTGGTCAAGGACTTCCTCGCGGGCATCTTCATGCTGCTCGAGGACCAGTACGGCGTGGGCGACGTCATCGACGTCGGCGACGACATCATCGGCGACGTCGAGGACATCTCGCTGCGCCTGACCACGATCCGCGACATGGACGGCACCCTGTGGTACGTGCGCAACGGCGAGATCCTGCGCGTGGGCAACTTCTCCGACGAGTACGCCATCGCCCGCCTGCAGATCCCGGTGAGCCTGTCCAACGACCCGGACGAGGCGCGCAAGGTCATCGCCGCCGCGGCCGAGGAGGCCTGCGAGAACCCGGAGGTGGCCTCCAAGATCCTGGACAAGCCGAAGATGCAGGGTGTGTCCGCCTTCGAGATCGACCACATGTCCTACCGCATCTCGGTGACGACGATGCCCGGCGACCAGTGGGACGTGCAGCGTCGCATCCAGGGCCACATCCTGGCGCGCATGCACGAGCAGGGCATCGAGGTGCCCTACCCGCACGGCATCGGCATCCAGCACCCCGCGCTGGAGGACGACGAGGCCTAG
- a CDS encoding acyl-CoA thioesterase: MASIHEGSVHRTYVPLRWNDFDRYGHLNNAQYIELAQEARVKFALTEFPRAGLKTPMFFLRNLEVDFMKPILPNKEDRVLIETTVEAIGTTSMTTRQEVKDPEGRVAAVVRCVSVAMDRESARPRAISSAEIGVLTQYAESSEDKGPAGELEGPDRGDREDGAR; the protein is encoded by the coding sequence ATGGCATCCATCCACGAAGGCTCCGTCCACCGGACCTACGTGCCGCTGCGGTGGAACGACTTCGACCGCTACGGGCATCTCAACAACGCCCAGTACATCGAGCTGGCCCAGGAGGCCAGGGTGAAGTTCGCGCTCACCGAGTTCCCGCGCGCCGGGCTGAAGACCCCGATGTTCTTCCTGCGCAACCTCGAGGTCGACTTCATGAAGCCGATCCTGCCGAACAAGGAGGACCGCGTCCTCATCGAGACCACTGTCGAGGCGATCGGCACGACCTCCATGACCACCCGCCAGGAGGTCAAGGACCCCGAGGGCCGGGTGGCCGCCGTGGTGCGCTGCGTGTCGGTGGCCATGGACCGCGAGTCCGCCCGCCCGCGCGCGATCAGCTCCGCGGAGATCGGCGTGCTGACCCAGTACGCGGAGTCCTCCGAGGACAAGGGCCCGGCCGGCGAGCTCGAGGGGCCGGACCGCGGTGACCGGGAAGACGGCGCCCGTTGA
- the ettA gene encoding energy-dependent translational throttle protein EttA has translation MGEFIYTMKNVRKAIGDKVILDDVTMAFYPGAKIGVVGPNGAGKSSILKIMAGLDQPSNGEAFLDPGATVGILLQEPPLDDSKTVRENVEDGLGDVFEKKRRFEEIAEEMATNYSDELMEEMGKLQEALDAADAWEVDSKIEQAMEALRCPPSDDPVTHLSGGERRRVALAKLLLSEPDLLLLDEPTNHLDAESVQWLEKHLQDYPGAVLAVTHDRYFLDHVAEWICEVDRGKLYPYEGNYSTYLDTKQKRLEVAGKKDAKLRKRLKEELAWVRSGAKARQAKNKARLERYEEMAAEAEKYKKLDFEEIQIPTPPRLGNKVVEVKDMSKGFDGRTLIKDLSFTLPRNGIVGVIGPNGVGKTTLFKTIVGIEEPDEGSVEVGDTVKLSYVDQNREHIDPEATVWEVVSGGLDYIHVGQNEMPSRAYLSAFGFKGPDQQKPSKVLSGGERNRLNLALTLKEGGNLLLLDEPTNDLDVETLGSLENALEKFPGCAVVISHDRWFLDRTCTHILAWEGNIEEGKWFWFEGNFGDYEKNKVERLGEEAARPSRVTHRKLTR, from the coding sequence ATGGGCGAGTTCATCTACACGATGAAGAACGTGCGCAAGGCCATCGGTGACAAGGTCATTCTCGACGACGTCACCATGGCCTTCTACCCGGGCGCCAAGATCGGCGTCGTCGGCCCGAACGGCGCCGGCAAGTCCTCCATCCTGAAGATCATGGCCGGGCTCGACCAGCCCTCCAACGGCGAGGCCTTCCTGGACCCCGGCGCCACCGTCGGCATCCTGCTGCAGGAGCCGCCGCTGGACGACTCCAAGACCGTCCGCGAGAACGTCGAGGACGGCCTCGGCGACGTCTTCGAGAAGAAGCGCCGCTTCGAGGAGATCGCCGAGGAGATGGCGACCAACTACAGCGACGAGCTGATGGAGGAGATGGGCAAGCTCCAGGAGGCGCTCGACGCCGCCGACGCCTGGGAGGTCGACTCCAAGATCGAGCAGGCTATGGAGGCCCTGCGCTGCCCGCCGTCCGACGACCCGGTCACCCACCTCTCCGGTGGTGAGCGCCGCCGCGTGGCCCTGGCCAAGCTGCTGCTCTCCGAGCCGGACCTGCTGCTGCTCGACGAGCCGACCAACCACCTCGACGCCGAGAGCGTGCAGTGGCTGGAGAAGCACCTGCAGGACTACCCGGGCGCCGTGCTGGCCGTGACCCACGACCGCTACTTCCTCGACCACGTCGCCGAGTGGATCTGCGAGGTCGACCGCGGCAAGCTCTACCCCTACGAGGGCAACTACTCGACCTACCTGGACACCAAGCAGAAGCGCCTCGAGGTCGCCGGCAAGAAGGACGCCAAGCTGCGCAAGCGTCTCAAGGAGGAGCTGGCCTGGGTCCGTTCCGGCGCGAAGGCCCGCCAGGCCAAGAACAAGGCCCGTCTGGAGCGCTACGAGGAGATGGCCGCCGAGGCCGAGAAGTACAAGAAGCTGGACTTCGAGGAGATCCAGATCCCGACCCCGCCGCGCCTGGGCAACAAGGTCGTCGAGGTCAAGGACATGTCCAAGGGCTTCGACGGCCGCACCCTGATCAAGGACCTCTCCTTCACGCTGCCGCGCAACGGCATCGTCGGCGTCATCGGCCCGAACGGCGTGGGCAAGACCACCCTGTTCAAGACGATCGTGGGCATCGAGGAGCCGGACGAGGGCTCCGTCGAGGTCGGCGACACCGTCAAGCTGAGCTACGTCGACCAGAACCGCGAGCACATCGACCCCGAGGCCACGGTCTGGGAGGTCGTCTCCGGCGGCCTGGACTACATCCACGTCGGCCAGAACGAGATGCCGTCCCGCGCCTACCTGTCGGCCTTCGGGTTCAAGGGCCCGGACCAGCAGAAGCCGTCGAAGGTGCTCTCCGGCGGTGAGCGCAACCGCCTGAACCTCGCGCTGACGCTCAAGGAGGGCGGCAACCTGCTGCTGCTCGATGAGCCGACCAACGACCTCGACGTCGAGACCCTCGGCTCCCTGGAGAACGCCCTCGAGAAGTTCCCGGGCTGCGCCGTGGTCATCTCCCACGACCGTTGGTTCCTGGACCGCACCTGCACCCACATCCTCGCCTGGGAGGGCAACATCGAGGAGGGCAAGTGGTTCTGGTTCGAAGGTAACTTCGGCGACTACGAGAAGAACAAGGTCGAGCGCCTCGGCGAGGAGGCCGCCCGCCCGTCGCGCGTGACCCACCGCAAGCTGACGCGCTAG